From Aptenodytes patagonicus chromosome 1, bAptPat1.pri.cur, whole genome shotgun sequence, one genomic window encodes:
- the RASSF9 gene encoding ras association domain-containing protein 9 isoform X2 yields the protein MASNEREIVVWVCQEEKIVCGLTKRTTCAEVIQALLEEHQATFGEKKVLFGKPSDYCIVEKWRGSERVLPPLTKILRLWKAWGEEQSNLHFVLVKSDAFLSFPLWKTAEAKVVQNVEKQWELSPANYMKMLPIDKQKKIVRKTFRKLAKLKQDSVQQERDNMETLIHLIISQDHTIHQQVLRMKELDMEIEKCEAKFHLDRVANDGENYVQDSYLTINPSEAEQQGSRPDDQKEVHDYLSKSEGILHVEERLKHHKQLIEKLCAEIEREVHGICTEKNGDDVRTEGAANAELENSNLESVKYELEKSMKDGLRINSYLSCVQKELTYRDSLLQKKEKEYELLTEEFNLLHVKDNTETRLPSNEEPSNGSGISSNSIAVPDFVHRVTNLDINDTDSDTGISSTHSQDSEIASGDMVLLST from the coding sequence ATGGCTTCAAATGAAAGAGAGATTGTGGTTTGGGTTTGCCAGGAAGAGAAGATTGTATGTGGCCTGACAAAGCGCACAACTTGCGCAGAAGTGATTCAAGCACTGCTTGAGGAACACCAGGCAACATTTGGAGAGAAAAAGGTCCTTTTTGGGAAACCTAGTGATTACTGCATTGTAGAAAAATGGAGAGGCTCTGAGCGAGTACTGCCTCCCTTGACAAAGATTCTGAGACTTTGGAAGGCCTGGGGGGAAGAGCAGTCTAATTTGCACTTTGTGTTGGTAAAGTCAGATGCTTTCCTCTCATTTCCATTGTGGAAGACAGCTGAAGCTAAGGTAGTACAAAATGTGGAAAAGCAGTGGGAGCTCAGTCCAGCAAATTACATGAAGATGTTGCCAATagacaagcaaaagaaaattgtCAGGAAGACTTTCAGGAAACTGGCCAAGCTTAAACAGGACAGTGTTCAGCAAGAGAGAGATAATATGGAGACACTGATTCATCTGATCATTTCTCAAGATCATACCATTCATCAACAAGTCCTTAGAATGAAGGAACTAGATATGGAAATTGAAAAATGTGAAGCAAAATTCCATCTAGATCGTGTAGCCAATGATGGAGAAAATTATGTGCAGGACTCCTATTTAACGATCAATCCAAGTGAGGCTGAACAGCAAGGGAGTAGGCCAGATGATCAAAAAGAGGTGCATGACTATTTGAGCAAAAGTGAGGGAATTTTACACGTTGAAGAGAGACTGAAACATCACAAACAATTAATAGAGAAGTTGTGTGCTGAAATTGAAAGAGAGGTACACGGtatatgcacagaaaaaaatggagatgatGTTCGCACAGAAGGAGCTGCTAATGCTGAACTGGAAAACTCAAATTTGGAAAGTGTAAAGTACGAGCTGGAAAAAAGTATGAAAGATGGTCTGAGAATCAACTCATACTTGAGCTGTGTTCAGAAAGAACTTACATACAGGGACTCACTgcttcaaaagaaggaaaaagaatatgaaCTTCttacagaagaatttaatttactACATGTTAAAGACAACACTGAAACTAGGCTTCCATCAAATGAAGAGCCATCTAACGGCAGTGGCATCTCCAGTAACAGCATTGCTGTTCCTGACTTTGTTCATAGAGTGACCAATCTGGACATAAATGATACAGACTCTGACACTGGAATCAGCTCTACGCACAGTCAGGACTCTGAAATAGCTTCAGGGGACATGGTACTGTTGTCAACATAG
- the RASSF9 gene encoding ras association domain-containing protein 9 isoform X1: MAPFGRNLLKTRHKNRSPNKDMASNEREIVVWVCQEEKIVCGLTKRTTCAEVIQALLEEHQATFGEKKVLFGKPSDYCIVEKWRGSERVLPPLTKILRLWKAWGEEQSNLHFVLVKSDAFLSFPLWKTAEAKVVQNVEKQWELSPANYMKMLPIDKQKKIVRKTFRKLAKLKQDSVQQERDNMETLIHLIISQDHTIHQQVLRMKELDMEIEKCEAKFHLDRVANDGENYVQDSYLTINPSEAEQQGSRPDDQKEVHDYLSKSEGILHVEERLKHHKQLIEKLCAEIEREVHGICTEKNGDDVRTEGAANAELENSNLESVKYELEKSMKDGLRINSYLSCVQKELTYRDSLLQKKEKEYELLTEEFNLLHVKDNTETRLPSNEEPSNGSGISSNSIAVPDFVHRVTNLDINDTDSDTGISSTHSQDSEIASGDMVLLST, encoded by the exons ATGGCTCCCTTTGGAAGGAATTTATTAAAAACCCGGCATAAAAACAG GTCTCCCAACAAGGACATGGCTTCAAATGAAAGAGAGATTGTGGTTTGGGTTTGCCAGGAAGAGAAGATTGTATGTGGCCTGACAAAGCGCACAACTTGCGCAGAAGTGATTCAAGCACTGCTTGAGGAACACCAGGCAACATTTGGAGAGAAAAAGGTCCTTTTTGGGAAACCTAGTGATTACTGCATTGTAGAAAAATGGAGAGGCTCTGAGCGAGTACTGCCTCCCTTGACAAAGATTCTGAGACTTTGGAAGGCCTGGGGGGAAGAGCAGTCTAATTTGCACTTTGTGTTGGTAAAGTCAGATGCTTTCCTCTCATTTCCATTGTGGAAGACAGCTGAAGCTAAGGTAGTACAAAATGTGGAAAAGCAGTGGGAGCTCAGTCCAGCAAATTACATGAAGATGTTGCCAATagacaagcaaaagaaaattgtCAGGAAGACTTTCAGGAAACTGGCCAAGCTTAAACAGGACAGTGTTCAGCAAGAGAGAGATAATATGGAGACACTGATTCATCTGATCATTTCTCAAGATCATACCATTCATCAACAAGTCCTTAGAATGAAGGAACTAGATATGGAAATTGAAAAATGTGAAGCAAAATTCCATCTAGATCGTGTAGCCAATGATGGAGAAAATTATGTGCAGGACTCCTATTTAACGATCAATCCAAGTGAGGCTGAACAGCAAGGGAGTAGGCCAGATGATCAAAAAGAGGTGCATGACTATTTGAGCAAAAGTGAGGGAATTTTACACGTTGAAGAGAGACTGAAACATCACAAACAATTAATAGAGAAGTTGTGTGCTGAAATTGAAAGAGAGGTACACGGtatatgcacagaaaaaaatggagatgatGTTCGCACAGAAGGAGCTGCTAATGCTGAACTGGAAAACTCAAATTTGGAAAGTGTAAAGTACGAGCTGGAAAAAAGTATGAAAGATGGTCTGAGAATCAACTCATACTTGAGCTGTGTTCAGAAAGAACTTACATACAGGGACTCACTgcttcaaaagaaggaaaaagaatatgaaCTTCttacagaagaatttaatttactACATGTTAAAGACAACACTGAAACTAGGCTTCCATCAAATGAAGAGCCATCTAACGGCAGTGGCATCTCCAGTAACAGCATTGCTGTTCCTGACTTTGTTCATAGAGTGACCAATCTGGACATAAATGATACAGACTCTGACACTGGAATCAGCTCTACGCACAGTCAGGACTCTGAAATAGCTTCAGGGGACATGGTACTGTTGTCAACATAG